The proteins below are encoded in one region of Reichenbachiella sp. 5M10:
- a CDS encoding carbamoyltransferase, protein MDTYILGISCYYHDSAAAILRNGEIIAAAQEERFSRIKHDAAFPKSAVAYCLSEAGVSLDDLTAVVFYDKPLLKFERLLETYYTHVPRGLGSFLKAMPVWIKQKIFLKREIKKELKEVQAYAPKQLKLLFTEHHLSHAASSYYPSGFEQAAVLTIDGVGEWTTASIGLGRGKQLSVLKELHFPHSVGLLYSAFTYFLGFKVNSGEYKLMGLAPYGDPNDPQTGRFVAAIQETLVDIRVDGSIHLNQSYFDYAVGLRMVKQKKWEALFGMALRHPEQEMTQGHCNLAYAIQAVTEEIVLRLAQEAKRLTGMTRLCLSGGVALNCVANGKLEAAGVFDEIYVQPASGDAGGALGAALAAHFLYLDGAYPVSTSGGDGMRGAYLGPQVDTKAWGAWMRKQGVVSRIFTERSDLVARVAALLAEGQVIGWFQGRMEFGPRALGNRSILGDPRNPEMQKRINLKIKYRESFRPFAPAILEEDASEYFDMQRSSPYMLKVYPVAEEWRCPLPAHYAAMNMRNKLYQRRSQWQAITHVDMSARVQTVSATTNPVFWELISAFKAQTGCPMLINTSFNVRGEPIVCTAEDAYRCFMRTEMDYLVIEDCLFSKVDQPKWDVKDAWQQEFLLD, encoded by the coding sequence ATGGATACTTACATACTTGGCATATCTTGCTATTACCATGATTCGGCCGCTGCGATTCTCCGCAATGGGGAGATTATAGCGGCGGCACAGGAAGAGCGATTTTCACGCATCAAGCACGACGCAGCGTTTCCGAAATCCGCGGTGGCCTATTGTCTCTCAGAGGCGGGCGTCTCCCTGGACGATCTGACCGCTGTGGTGTTTTACGACAAGCCGTTGTTGAAATTCGAGCGACTACTCGAAACCTACTATACCCATGTCCCGAGGGGTTTGGGGTCTTTCCTCAAAGCCATGCCGGTCTGGATCAAACAAAAGATTTTTCTCAAACGAGAAATCAAAAAGGAACTAAAGGAGGTTCAAGCCTATGCTCCCAAGCAATTGAAATTGCTCTTTACCGAGCATCACTTGTCGCATGCCGCCAGCAGTTACTACCCGTCTGGTTTTGAGCAAGCAGCCGTCTTGACGATTGATGGAGTGGGAGAGTGGACTACCGCGTCGATTGGTCTAGGTCGAGGCAAGCAGCTGTCCGTACTCAAGGAACTGCACTTTCCTCATTCGGTGGGTTTGCTGTACTCGGCATTTACATATTTTTTGGGTTTCAAAGTCAACTCGGGAGAGTACAAGCTCATGGGGTTGGCACCCTATGGTGACCCGAATGATCCACAGACGGGGCGGTTCGTCGCGGCGATCCAAGAGACGCTGGTCGATATCCGGGTCGATGGATCGATACATCTCAACCAAAGCTATTTCGACTATGCGGTCGGGCTTCGGATGGTGAAGCAAAAGAAATGGGAGGCGCTGTTTGGGATGGCGCTGCGTCACCCCGAGCAGGAGATGACCCAGGGGCATTGCAATTTGGCCTATGCCATACAGGCTGTCACCGAAGAGATCGTCCTACGACTGGCTCAGGAAGCCAAGCGCCTGACAGGCATGACGCGGCTCTGTCTCTCGGGTGGTGTGGCGCTCAACTGCGTCGCAAACGGGAAACTGGAGGCCGCAGGTGTGTTTGATGAGATCTATGTCCAGCCTGCGTCGGGAGATGCGGGAGGAGCACTGGGAGCTGCACTGGCGGCACACTTTCTCTATCTGGACGGGGCATATCCTGTATCTACGTCGGGAGGAGATGGGATGCGGGGCGCATACCTCGGCCCACAGGTTGATACCAAGGCATGGGGCGCATGGATGCGAAAACAGGGGGTAGTGTCACGGATTTTCACAGAGCGGAGTGACTTGGTCGCTCGAGTGGCGGCTTTGCTGGCAGAGGGACAGGTGATCGGATGGTTTCAAGGACGGATGGAATTTGGTCCTCGCGCATTGGGCAACCGGAGCATCCTCGGTGATCCACGCAACCCCGAGATGCAGAAGCGTATCAACCTGAAGATCAAATACAGAGAGAGCTTTCGGCCTTTTGCACCAGCGATATTGGAGGAGGATGCCTCAGAATATTTCGACATGCAGCGGAGCTCTCCCTACATGCTCAAGGTATACCCCGTGGCAGAGGAATGGCGCTGTCCGCTGCCTGCGCACTACGCTGCGATGAACATGCGAAACAAACTCTATCAGAGGCGTTCCCAGTGGCAGGCCATCACACATGTGGATATGTCGGCGAGGGTGCAGACGGTGAGTGCTACGACCAACCCTGTTTTTTGGGAGCTCATTTCAGCGTTCAAAGCGCAGACGGGGTGTCCGATGCTCATCAATACGAGTTTCAATGTCCGTGGCGAACCCATCGTGTGTACGGCCGAAGACGCATACCGGTGTTTCATGCGTACAGAGATGGATTATCTGGTGATTGAGGATTGCTTGTTTAGCAAAGTCGATCAACCGAAGTGGGATGTGAAGGACGCGTGGCAACAAGAGTTTTTATTGGATTAA
- a CDS encoding Ig-like domain-containing protein — MKDECLQKWRRSAVSRIVGLVCLTLLSFGAYAQSDGLPRGAYQMPYTRYESEEASYGGGSTLHQAHDFDQNKMASEASNQEYVGLPSNGAYVQFAMTETGRGVTMRFTMPDNESTGEGHNGSLDVYVNGSFAQTVDLTSRYAWQYFRKGEDKCYQIKAGTDKTRMRFDEVHFLLSSNVNPGDVIRIQKGNGDSFEYGVDFIEVEPVDAPKPAPANSLSVVDFGATGNDTTDDLAAFHACLDAADAAGQNVYIPAGKYYLSAKLNFNVNNLIFQGAGMWHTELFFSTDLQFSGGIYARASNVVISDFFLHTINNDRWNYEEPFPEGSIGEYKTYKGFMGTYGSNSTFENIWVEHFECGAWIAGYDAPLPVDITDHLTMKKMRIRNNYADGVNFCQGTNNSVVEHSSVRNNGDDGLAVWPNNAIGVNTPGSNNTFRYNTIENQWRAGGTALFGASGHSVHHSIYKDGFASSAIRLTTDFSGYKFDINTGINIYENTIIHFGTSDDLWDCERGAIELNATNGGIRNVTFENIDIIESQRHAIQIGSGGGYDNVEFHNINVNGTGHDDQTQSCFAVPLEGAAIFAYATGGTVDFYDLSYSNVELDPAVYKTSQGLNLNLVTEGPISVNGVDLEEGPVDLLVGQSADLMPSISPSNATNKAVTWSSSNPAVATVDANTQSIMGLATGSTVITVTTDDGGHTDQVTVNVTAAVNIEATDADAAESGDAGEFTISISDISQNISVGYTVSGTATSGSDYSATPSLSGTVTLSPSNPAQTISIAAIDDSEFEGNETVTLTLQAGSGYQLGGTTAATITISDNENPPCTGAVIGLTASAPANDANIEASWNEVPITSIANANVGSLPGDYAGQWRAMYDEQALYVLVEVQDSDLNNDSGSEWWNDDVVNVFIDGNNSKGNSYDGINDFQLGYRWNDATVHLGGNSVQNASGVTHTMFATAGGYTLKTAIPWSTIGVTPNVGQQIGIDIAVDDDDNGGTREAQMSSFATTEMGWAQPALFGSVYLTTCAEIVPTTPIITSPLSITRKDGEAINYKITASHFPDTYSATDLPAGITLNTSTGQLSGTLTGVGTTSVTISASNSAGSDTETLEIIVNPEPATGVTLSATTVNLTIPNTQQLTATIAPAGATNQNVAWSTSDAAIATVDASGLVTAVASGSATITATTADGGHTATAAVTVVAPGEMPPVANPGGSQSVVLPSNSATLDGSASSDPDGTIVAYAWAQTSGPNTASLSGASTAILSVSNLIEGLYIFELTVTDDNGISASETASINVTAQPVIPADRGYYDAPYTRFESEAGNIGGGAAVNGPTYDMALLASEATDRQFVSLSGAGSYVEWTMTGSSWDGLTLRYSIPDNTSGTLALYVNGSKVRDIALSSYWAWQYFDISPSTQGVPANQAQGPNYEARMRFDELHFILDQAVNAGDVIRLQKDSNDGVAYGVDFIEMETVPAAIPAPAGYLNVMDYGATPNDETNDAYAFRQALDIANGDPSIQGIYIPAGRFINGQGNGSPSGNLFVANDGLAIQGAGMWHTELYFSTTAQNGAGFLFDANNIQLSDLYMNSATNSRTAGNKAINGSLGSNSTITNVWAEHFETGFWISSMNNGGWNITDGLVVSNCRIRNVYADGVNLAKGTSNTVIEHTSFRNCIDDAMATWSVNYLESVPSSASQGNIFRYSTVENNLRAAGLGFFGGHSHEAHHLLIKDGFAGPGIRLNTQFPAFPFGADASQSIDIYDVTVIGSGTTKNIWTYRFGAIELELPSPTQGQGYSLQYVNFSNIDVIDSQHDAVFIHSYMATQNNFVIDNITFNNVNIDGTGVALDVNNGPNYTTGEGEDGGHGIYVANFSSNNTFDGWLEFNGGSFANIAGEDVAYYNNNGDFEVLFGGTTAVTGVTVNPSTVTLEAGETQQLSATVAPTAASDKNVTWTTSDAAIATVSNTGVVTAHADGSAVITVTTNDGGFTAATQVTVSTVVVAVTGVTVSPTSVTIDEGASQQLTASVAPANANDQSVTWSTSNAAVVTVSVSGQVYGVRAGTATITVTTTDGGFTATTAVTVEEVIVPTQSPYSGSPISLPGTVEVENFDLGGEGIAYHDTNAANEGGQYRTSEGVDVEVASGGGYNIGWTSAGEWLEYTVDVQSAGTYDFEFRVASINAGGTFHVEFGGADVTGTVTSANTGAWQTWTSVYANDVTLSAGQQIMRIALDNPNHNLDKVIITSAGSGTVDVTGVSVSPASISLTAGATQQLAASVSPANASNTSVTWTTSDAAVASVTNGGLVTAISAGTATITATTADGGFTATSAVTVTGGGGTATGYRIKNVWSNDYLYDGGANVNYGSSPVGDSYVWQLEDVGGGNVEIKNASTGEYMHIENLTGSVQSTTRTSGWYSSRWAIEDAGNGESRIRNAWQSSHYIHVENLTGSAQHGTIYTAWASAKWVLEPVGGARILEDRETALAVGQVQVYPNPVTNGNLHIDLGLTFEQSNIRVMDLSGHVVFTQTYSDHQDIQISTRDWVKGLYLIQVEAGGSTAVRKVSIQ, encoded by the coding sequence ATGAAAGACGAATGTTTACAAAAGTGGCGAAGGAGTGCAGTATCGAGAATAGTAGGGCTAGTATGCCTCACGCTATTGTCTTTTGGCGCTTACGCCCAAAGTGATGGGCTCCCCCGAGGAGCGTATCAGATGCCTTATACAAGGTATGAATCAGAAGAAGCCTCCTATGGCGGAGGTTCTACGCTTCACCAGGCCCATGATTTTGATCAAAACAAAATGGCCTCCGAAGCATCCAACCAAGAGTACGTCGGACTACCGTCCAACGGCGCTTACGTGCAGTTTGCCATGACCGAGACTGGTCGAGGTGTCACCATGCGATTTACCATGCCAGACAACGAATCCACAGGCGAAGGCCACAACGGTTCGCTGGATGTCTATGTCAACGGCAGCTTTGCGCAGACGGTGGATTTGACCTCACGCTATGCGTGGCAGTATTTCCGCAAGGGCGAAGACAAGTGCTACCAAATCAAAGCAGGGACGGACAAGACCCGCATGCGCTTTGACGAAGTACACTTCCTGCTCAGCAGCAATGTCAACCCCGGAGATGTCATCCGCATCCAAAAAGGAAATGGAGATAGCTTCGAATACGGGGTAGACTTCATCGAAGTGGAGCCAGTGGATGCACCCAAACCGGCACCTGCCAATTCCCTATCCGTAGTGGATTTTGGGGCGACGGGCAACGATACCACGGATGACTTGGCAGCCTTCCATGCTTGTCTCGATGCAGCAGATGCAGCAGGGCAGAACGTCTACATCCCTGCGGGAAAATATTACCTCAGTGCCAAGTTGAACTTCAACGTCAACAACCTCATCTTTCAAGGTGCGGGGATGTGGCACACGGAGCTTTTCTTCTCGACGGATTTGCAGTTTAGTGGCGGGATCTATGCCCGTGCCAGCAATGTCGTGATTTCGGATTTCTTCCTCCATACGATCAACAACGACCGATGGAATTACGAAGAGCCGTTTCCAGAGGGAAGCATCGGCGAGTACAAGACCTACAAAGGCTTCATGGGAACCTATGGGAGCAACTCGACCTTCGAAAATATCTGGGTGGAGCACTTCGAATGCGGCGCCTGGATCGCTGGATACGATGCACCACTGCCTGTGGATATCACCGATCACCTGACGATGAAAAAGATGCGTATTCGCAACAACTATGCGGATGGTGTCAACTTCTGTCAAGGTACCAACAACTCCGTCGTAGAGCACTCCAGTGTACGAAACAATGGAGATGACGGATTGGCCGTATGGCCCAACAACGCCATTGGCGTCAATACGCCAGGTTCGAACAATACCTTCCGATACAACACCATCGAAAACCAGTGGAGAGCAGGCGGTACGGCTTTGTTTGGTGCGAGTGGACACAGCGTGCACCACAGCATCTACAAAGACGGATTTGCCAGTTCGGCTATCCGTCTGACGACTGATTTCAGTGGATACAAGTTCGACATCAATACAGGGATCAATATCTATGAAAACACGATCATCCACTTTGGTACGAGCGATGACCTGTGGGACTGTGAGCGCGGAGCGATTGAGCTCAACGCCACCAACGGCGGAATCAGAAATGTGACCTTCGAAAACATCGACATCATCGAGTCTCAGCGCCATGCGATCCAGATTGGTAGCGGCGGTGGATACGACAATGTCGAGTTTCACAACATCAATGTAAACGGTACAGGGCATGATGATCAAACCCAGTCTTGTTTTGCTGTGCCGCTCGAAGGTGCTGCGATTTTCGCGTATGCGACAGGAGGGACCGTAGACTTCTACGATTTGTCTTACTCCAATGTAGAGCTGGATCCAGCCGTATACAAGACGAGCCAAGGCTTGAACCTCAACCTCGTGACGGAAGGACCTATCTCTGTCAACGGCGTGGATCTCGAAGAAGGTCCCGTGGATTTGCTCGTCGGGCAGAGCGCAGACCTCATGCCGTCGATCTCTCCGAGCAACGCTACCAACAAGGCCGTGACTTGGAGTTCGTCCAATCCAGCCGTAGCGACCGTAGATGCCAACACCCAGTCGATCATGGGGCTAGCCACAGGGAGCACAGTAATCACCGTGACGACTGACGATGGAGGGCACACTGATCAAGTGACCGTCAACGTCACCGCAGCGGTCAACATCGAAGCAACGGATGCGGATGCCGCAGAGAGTGGTGACGCAGGGGAGTTCACGATTTCGATCTCGGACATTTCTCAAAACATCAGCGTAGGATACACCGTGTCGGGTACTGCTACATCGGGTAGCGACTACTCTGCGACTCCTTCGCTCAGCGGTACGGTGACTTTGTCTCCATCCAACCCTGCACAGACGATATCGATCGCTGCGATCGACGATTCGGAGTTCGAGGGGAACGAGACGGTGACCTTGACACTACAGGCAGGATCTGGCTACCAACTTGGCGGGACAACTGCCGCGACGATCACGATCTCGGACAACGAGAACCCTCCATGTACGGGAGCAGTGATTGGCTTGACTGCCAGTGCACCTGCCAATGATGCCAATATCGAAGCGTCATGGAACGAGGTACCGATCACATCCATTGCCAATGCCAATGTAGGTTCGCTACCGGGCGACTATGCGGGACAGTGGAGAGCGATGTACGACGAGCAGGCGCTTTATGTCTTGGTCGAAGTGCAAGACAGTGATCTCAACAACGACTCAGGATCAGAGTGGTGGAACGACGATGTGGTCAACGTATTCATCGATGGCAACAACAGCAAAGGCAACAGCTACGACGGGATCAATGATTTTCAGTTGGGCTACCGATGGAACGATGCGACGGTTCACCTAGGCGGAAACTCCGTGCAGAATGCAAGCGGTGTGACACACACGATGTTTGCGACGGCAGGAGGCTACACCTTGAAAACCGCGATCCCTTGGTCTACCATTGGCGTCACGCCAAATGTAGGACAGCAAATCGGGATCGATATCGCCGTGGATGACGATGACAATGGCGGGACGCGCGAAGCGCAGATGTCGAGTTTTGCGACGACTGAGATGGGATGGGCACAGCCTGCACTATTTGGTTCCGTGTACTTGACGACTTGTGCAGAGATCGTACCGACTACACCGATCATCACCAGTCCACTGTCGATCACGCGAAAAGACGGAGAAGCCATCAACTACAAGATCACTGCATCGCACTTTCCTGATACCTACAGTGCCACAGATTTGCCAGCAGGCATCACGCTCAATACGAGCACGGGGCAGTTGAGCGGGACATTGACGGGCGTAGGTACGACCAGTGTGACGATCTCTGCATCCAACTCGGCAGGGTCAGATACTGAGACCTTGGAGATCATCGTCAACCCCGAACCAGCCACTGGCGTGACGCTTTCTGCTACGACAGTCAACCTGACCATACCCAATACGCAGCAGTTGACCGCTACGATCGCGCCAGCAGGTGCGACGAATCAAAACGTGGCTTGGTCGACAAGTGACGCAGCAATCGCTACCGTAGATGCCAGTGGGCTAGTCACGGCGGTCGCTTCTGGGTCAGCGACGATCACAGCAACGACAGCCGATGGCGGACACACTGCGACAGCTGCAGTGACGGTCGTCGCTCCAGGCGAAATGCCTCCAGTAGCCAATCCAGGCGGTAGCCAATCCGTGGTGTTGCCGAGCAACAGCGCGACACTGGACGGATCAGCGAGTAGCGATCCCGACGGCACGATTGTCGCCTATGCTTGGGCGCAAACGAGTGGCCCGAACACGGCAAGCCTAAGTGGCGCGTCTACGGCGATCTTGTCCGTGAGCAACTTGATCGAGGGCTTGTACATATTCGAACTGACCGTGACCGATGATAACGGCATCTCTGCATCAGAAACAGCCAGCATCAACGTCACGGCACAGCCTGTGATCCCTGCGGATAGAGGATACTACGATGCACCCTATACACGCTTCGAATCAGAAGCAGGAAATATAGGTGGCGGAGCAGCGGTCAACGGTCCGACTTATGACATGGCACTGTTGGCTTCTGAGGCGACAGATAGACAATTTGTGAGCCTGTCAGGGGCAGGTAGCTACGTAGAGTGGACGATGACTGGTTCTTCTTGGGACGGTTTGACACTGCGCTATTCCATTCCTGACAACACAAGCGGTACGTTGGCACTCTATGTCAACGGATCGAAAGTGCGTGACATTGCTTTGAGCTCGTATTGGGCGTGGCAGTATTTTGACATCTCGCCATCGACGCAGGGCGTTCCTGCCAATCAGGCGCAAGGGCCCAACTACGAAGCACGCATGCGATTTGACGAACTGCATTTCATCCTAGACCAAGCGGTCAATGCGGGTGATGTGATCCGTCTGCAGAAGGACAGCAACGATGGCGTAGCGTATGGGGTTGATTTCATTGAGATGGAAACAGTACCTGCAGCGATACCCGCTCCGGCAGGGTACCTCAACGTCATGGACTATGGTGCGACACCAAATGACGAGACCAATGATGCCTATGCCTTCAGACAGGCGTTGGATATTGCCAATGGCGATCCGAGTATTCAGGGGATTTACATTCCAGCAGGACGCTTTATCAACGGCCAAGGCAATGGCTCTCCTAGCGGAAATCTCTTTGTCGCCAATGACGGGTTGGCCATCCAAGGCGCAGGGATGTGGCACACGGAGTTGTATTTTTCTACCACAGCTCAAAACGGCGCAGGCTTCCTTTTCGATGCGAACAACATCCAGTTGAGCGACCTGTACATGAACAGTGCCACCAACTCCCGTACCGCGGGCAACAAAGCCATCAACGGCAGCTTGGGGTCCAACTCTACCATCACCAACGTGTGGGCGGAGCATTTTGAGACGGGATTCTGGATCAGCTCGATGAACAACGGCGGATGGAACATCACCGATGGACTCGTCGTGAGCAACTGCCGTATCAGAAACGTGTACGCCGATGGTGTCAACCTCGCCAAAGGAACCTCCAACACGGTGATCGAGCACACCAGTTTCCGAAACTGTATCGATGATGCCATGGCGACTTGGTCGGTCAACTACCTAGAGTCTGTACCATCGAGTGCGAGTCAAGGCAATATTTTCCGCTACAGCACTGTGGAAAACAACTTGAGAGCAGCGGGATTGGGATTCTTTGGCGGACACAGCCACGAGGCGCATCACTTGTTGATCAAGGATGGTTTCGCCGGGCCAGGTATTCGATTAAACACCCAGTTTCCTGCCTTCCCATTTGGAGCGGATGCGTCACAGTCCATCGATATATATGACGTGACTGTGATCGGTTCGGGGACGACCAAAAATATCTGGACCTACCGATTTGGTGCGATCGAATTGGAATTACCGTCTCCGACACAAGGGCAAGGATATAGTCTGCAATATGTGAATTTCTCCAACATCGATGTGATCGACTCACAGCACGATGCGGTATTCATTCACTCCTACATGGCGACTCAAAACAACTTTGTGATCGACAACATCACCTTCAACAACGTCAACATCGACGGGACAGGTGTGGCACTGGATGTCAACAACGGCCCGAACTATACAACGGGTGAAGGCGAAGACGGAGGACACGGTATCTATGTCGCCAACTTCTCCAGCAACAATACTTTCGACGGTTGGTTGGAGTTCAACGGCGGTTCGTTTGCCAACATCGCAGGCGAGGATGTCGCGTATTACAACAACAATGGCGATTTTGAAGTGCTCTTTGGAGGGACGACAGCAGTCACAGGGGTGACAGTCAACCCATCCACTGTGACCTTGGAAGCAGGAGAGACGCAGCAGCTTTCTGCGACCGTAGCACCGACAGCAGCCAGTGACAAGAACGTGACCTGGACGACCAGCGATGCAGCCATCGCTACCGTGAGCAACACCGGCGTGGTGACGGCTCATGCCGACGGGAGTGCAGTGATCACTGTGACGACCAACGACGGAGGCTTTACCGCTGCGACGCAAGTGACGGTTTCCACCGTAGTGGTCGCCGTGACGGGAGTGACTGTGTCTCCTACCTCTGTGACGATCGATGAGGGTGCCTCGCAGCAGTTGACTGCCAGCGTAGCACCTGCCAATGCCAACGACCAGAGCGTGACATGGAGCACGAGCAATGCCGCTGTAGTTACCGTCAGTGTGAGTGGTCAGGTGTACGGTGTGCGTGCAGGTACTGCGACGATCACCGTGACGACTACTGATGGAGGGTTTACTGCCACGACAGCCGTGACGGTAGAGGAGGTCATCGTACCGACTCAGTCTCCATACAGCGGTTCGCCGATCAGCTTGCCGGGTACGGTAGAGGTAGAGAACTTTGACCTAGGCGGGGAAGGCATCGCCTACCACGATACCAATGCAGCCAACGAAGGCGGACAATACCGCACGAGCGAAGGAGTGGATGTAGAAGTCGCCAGTGGCGGTGGTTACAACATCGGTTGGACGAGTGCCGGCGAATGGTTGGAATATACCGTCGATGTACAGTCTGCTGGAACCTACGATTTCGAGTTCCGCGTGGCATCTATCAATGCAGGGGGGACGTTCCATGTAGAGTTTGGTGGAGCGGACGTGACGGGAACAGTGACCAGTGCCAACACAGGCGCATGGCAAACCTGGACGAGCGTCTATGCCAACGATGTGACCTTGAGCGCAGGACAGCAGATCATGCGCATCGCTTTGGACAATCCAAACCACAACCTAGACAAGGTGATCATCACCTCAGCTGGGTCGGGTACTGTGGATGTGACAGGTGTGAGTGTGTCGCCAGCGTCAATCAGCTTGACGGCAGGAGCTACACAGCAGTTGGCGGCCAGCGTGTCTCCAGCCAATGCCAGCAACACGAGCGTGACTTGGACGACCAGTGATGCCGCCGTAGCGAGCGTCACCAACGGCGGATTGGTGACAGCTATCTCAGCAGGTACTGCGACGATCACTGCCACGACAGCAGACGGTGGATTCACTGCCACGAGCGCAGTGACGGTCACAGGTGGAGGCGGTACAGCCACAGGCTACCGCATCAAAAACGTGTGGTCCAACGACTACCTCTACGACGGAGGAGCCAACGTCAACTATGGCTCATCTCCCGTAGGCGATAGCTATGTGTGGCAGCTCGAAGATGTCGGTGGAGGCAATGTCGAGATCAAAAATGCCTCGACAGGCGAGTACATGCACATTGAGAACCTGACAGGCAGTGTACAGTCCACGACCAGAACGTCAGGATGGTACAGCTCACGCTGGGCGATCGAAGATGCAGGAAACGGCGAGAGCCGCATCCGCAACGCTTGGCAGTCGAGCCACTACATTCATGTAGAAAACTTGACAGGTTCGGCACAGCACGGTACAATCTACACCGCATGGGCGAGTGCCAAGTGGGTGCTAGAACCCGTAGGTGGCGCGCGTATCCTTGAGGACAGGGAGACAGCCTTGGCAGTGGGTCAGGTGCAGGTCTATCCCAACCCCGTCACCAACGGAAACCTCCATATCGATCTAGGACTTACGTTTGAGCAGTCCAACATTCGAGTGATGGACTTGTCCGGGCATGTGGTGTTCACCCAAACCTACAGCGATCATCAAGACATACAGATTTCCACTCGCGATTGGGTGAAAGGATTGTACTTGATACAAGTAGAAGCAGGTGGATCTACTGCGGTTAGAAAAGTGAGTATTCAGTAA